The Streptomyces sp. TLI_105 DNA segment TCCCGCGGCGGTGTCGTTGGCGGAGACGGTGCGGTGCTCGACGTGGCGCAGCGCGGTGCGCAGCGCGGCAGGCAGGTGCCGGGTGTGGCAGACGGCGACCAGGTGGACGCCGGTGCGCTCGCGCAGGGCGAGCAGACGCGGGAGAGACGCGGCGCTCAGCAGGTGAGCGCGCAGAACGATGAACCGGGGTTGCGGGCAGTACGAGGAACCACGCCCCGGCCGCGACCCAGACGGCCTGGCCTTGCCTGCCCCGAGGACCTGGCAGCCCGGGCGGCTTACCGACGGCAGCAAGAACGTCGCGAGTGCCTGGCGATGCGGGGCGGCCGCCGGGCGAACAGTGATAGACCGGCGGACAGATGCGCGCGGCCAGGGCGGCACAGGTGACCACGACATCGCAGGCGGCGGCATCCAAGAACACAGTGACGGGCACAGCAGTCGGGAAGACGGCAGGGGAGACAGCTTGTGCGCTCCCATCGGCCTCACAGTGCGGACACGGGGGCTCGGGCAGTGGTCCTGAGCTAGGGACAGGGCAGGGCATGCGGGCCGGGCCAGGCTGGGGCATCGGGTGTGCGGGACGAAGGAACAGACTCGTGCATCCCGCGCCGTATACAGAAAACGCATAGGACATAGGCGTGACATCCGTTTGCGGAAACCGCATACGACGTACCTGCAGCACCTGCTTGCGGAAACCGCATCACCCACCTGAGCACCGACAGCCCGGGCCAAACGGGCCACCCCCGCGCGAGCGGGTAGCAGGAAGCGACCCCGTCATAACCACGACGCAGAGCGGGAACATCCCCACGGACGCGAAGAGCAGGCCTACCGCCTCGAGGACAGAGCCAAGCTCGAGGGGCCATCACCGTGGGCGGGGAGCGGTTGAAGATGTCGCGCCCGCAGCTCGTGAATACAACTGGGATTAGCGCTAGGAGAGCACCACCAGACACGCCCGAGCCGCGAGGACCTTCCCTCCCCTTCGCCCGAAGCGAAGGTCTCGCTGTGCCCGGCCGTACTGTCAGTGGCGCCTACTACGCTTCCCGCATGGCCACGAACCGCACCAAGGTGCCTCGCCCGTTAGCCCGGCAGCTCTTCGTCGAGACCGGCCACCGGTGTGCGATACCGACGTGCCGCGCAACCCCTCTGGAGATCGCGCACATCGTGCCCTGGCACCGCGTCCAGAGGCACGATTTCCACAACATGATCGTCCTGTGCCCGAACTGCCACACCCGCTTCGATCGCGGAGACATCGACCGCCAGGCCATGTTCCGCTACAAGGAGCTGCTGCGGCTCTCGGACCCCAACCGCGTAGCGCCCGAAGATCCTTCTCCGAGAGCCGGTCTCATCCGGGCGTACCGGCTGTTCCAGAGCGAGATGACCAGATGGCACAAGACCATCTCCGATCTGGTCTCGGCGGTCGGGTTCTCCTCCGCCGGCTTTCCGACCGGCAATCTGAAGCCGTGCCGCAGGGCGGCGTCCATCGCCCGCGCAGCGACCGACAAGCTGAGCGAACTGGGCGACGAGGGGGTCGCCGAGGCGGCGAATTACGTCTTCGACTGGTACCGAAACTGGGCGAACGACGTGTTCGACCTCAAGCCTTCCGCCTTCAGCGGGACCAGGGACGACTACGAGGACTGGGCGAAGGAGAGGTTCATGGCCTTCGTCGTGCTCCATGAGGAGGTCTGCGCGGCGCTGGACCTGGACCCCACGGAGCTGGACTTCTTCGAGGCCGAGAGGGACAACCAGGAGCTACCCGAAGTACCCCTCGGCACCCGCGGCTTCTGGGAGACGGATGAGTGACCGCGCGGGCGCTGTTCGCCGACCTCCGGCGGGACCACTCCTGTCGGCGGCGGGGAGCAGAATGACCGCCGTTCCTCCAAGGTGCTACGGGCCGTCCCGGCGCCAACATGGACCGGGACGGGCCGTTCACGTCGGCGGCGAAGGCCATGGTGCCGGCCCGCGTGTACGAGGAGCAGCGGTGGTAACTGCGGCGGTGAGCAGGCCTCAGGCACGGTCAGTGCGCCGGCAACACTCACCACACCCCGCACCGCATAGCGACCGAAGCGATCGAAGTGACCAGAACATAGACGTGGGTAACAGGGCACGGTGCGAACGACACACTTGCGAAGGGGCCACGCAGGGAACGGGCTTCGGGCGGATCTTTGTCAGCGCTCGGTGCGGAACCATCCCTGCCGGTACGGGGAAGTCATGCGGGCGCGGCACGTGGTCGAGGGCTGGCGCGGGACTGTGCCTGCGGGGATGGGGGTGCTACCTGCGGGAGGCCCGGGGGGCCTCGAAGGTGCGTGCGGTCGTCGCGAGGAGCACGGCTGGGGTGTCTTCGCATCGGAGCCCGGGGAGCCATTCCATGGCGAGGGCTTCGACGGAGTCGATCTCTTCTCGGGTGAGGCGGTCGGCAGCGGCGAGCGTGCGTAGGTCGGAGATCCACTGGCCCAATGGGGTGTGGTTGCTGTCGTGTCTGTCGGTGTAGTCGGCGGGGACGCGCAGGTGCTGGTGTCTGCGGTAGAAGCGCCGGGCGGCGCGGAGTCCGTGTGCGTGGATGGTGCTCTGGCTGCTGAAGGGGCGGCGCAGTGCGAGGGCCAGGGGGTCGTGTGTGAGTGGCAGTGCGGCCAGTTGTGCCTGTTGTCCTTCCCCGCACGAGCAGGGAGCAGTCGGGGTCGAGAGCGAAGATGCTGCGCAGGTTGGGACCATCCCCGCGAGCGCAGGGAGCAGCCGTGGCCCATGCCCACGGCCAGGCGCCGGACCCAGGTGGAACCATCCCCGCAGGTGCGGGGAGCAGCCCCGCCATCCTGCGAGCGCCGTCCCGAGCGTGGGGACATCCCTGCGCGAGCGGGGATGCTCCCCTGGAGCGGATCGTCTCGGAACTCCACACCAGCGAGACGCCGCCGCTGTCCTACCGCGAGCTCTCGCTCCGCTTCCGGGCCGCCGGTCACAGCACGAGCGAGACCCGGCTGCGGGCCGCCTGGCGACGCGTCACCACCACCGCCTCATGAGCACGCTCCCCGTCTGGCGCCGGCAGCCCGATCCTGGCGCCGGCGCCTGAGCAGGGCCTCACATGGACAGGAGGTGCGGGTCAGTGGAGGAGCCACCACAGGCCGGCGCCGAGCCAGGGGCCGCAGAAGGCCAGTGCGACAACGCCGCCGACGATGCCACTGCCGGGGCTCTCGTCGAACGTTTCGGGATGACGGGGGTCGTACACCACGCTGATCGTGTCCGGGGCCACGTACTCGTTGATACGGGAGTACGACTCTCCCCGAACCGTTTCACCGCCCGGGGGCGTGAAACGAAGAACCGGATAGAAGTGCACGTCGCCGTCACCGTCTTCGTACTCCCGCACCCCAACGACCTCGGCGTCCACGCGTATGCCTCGGCGCTTCAGCCCGATGCCAGACCGGATCAGCACGATCCCGGTTACACAACCGGCGACGCTGACGATGATGACCAGCCAGACCGCTATCAGGTCCCCCATGGACGTCATCGTAAAGGCGGGACCTCCACACCGAAGGGCGAAGCCGCGCGCACCTGCGCAGCCAGAAAGACCATCCCCACGCAAGCGGGTAGCAGACAGCAGTTATACGCCCGGAGGCAGCCGCGGCGGGGCCATCCCCGCGGGTGCAGGTAGCAGGCCGGTCCGACAGATCGGCGTCGATCGCCGCGGGGCCATCCCCACGCGAGCGGGGAGCAGCCCAGGTGGGTTTCTCCAGGACGCGGTCGACCGCGTCGACGAGTGCACCCGTCACCTGGACAAAGCCCTGACGATCTTCGCCCTCCGCCGAGGCGGAGGGGGCGGCTTCGTCATGTCCGGGGCCAACCCTAGGCAGCGCTTCGGGGCCGTGCGCCTATGCCACGTCGGGGGTTAGCGCGCTGGGCAGTGCCTCGATCGCCTCGACGACCAGGGCGCGGGCGGCCGCGCCGTACACCGCCATGCTGCGCAACTCCTCGAACGCTGCCTCGTACAGGGCGACCTCGCTGGGCTGGGTGATGTTCACCTCGGCGGTGACGGGGGGCAGAGCCTGTCAGTTTCTGAACGGGCGGGTGACGGACAGGAGGGCGATGCCCTTGGCGGAGGGCGCTTCGCGCGGGGGCGGGACCCATCCGGTCCCCTGTACGGGGCGGCGCAGGCCACAGGCGCAGCGCCGGGCGATGATGGAGGCATGTCCGATCGTGACGACTTCCTGACGTGGGTCAGGACCGCGTTGTACGAGGCGGAGGTCGCGCTGCACAACGGCGACGCCGCTCCCCGACGTGCGCTCTGGTCGCGCACCGAACCGGTGAGCGTCCTGGGAGCATGGCGCAGCGCCGCGGGCCGCGAGGAGCTCGACGCCCTTTTCGCCAGCCTCGCGAAGACCTTCTCCGACTGCACCTCGTACACATTCGAGCTGCAGGCCTACGACGTCAGCGGCGACATGGCCTACACCGTCGGCCTGGAACACACC contains these protein-coding regions:
- a CDS encoding DUF4440 domain-containing protein, with protein sequence MSDRDDFLTWVRTALYEAEVALHNGDAAPRRALWSRTEPVSVLGAWRSAAGREELDALFASLAKTFSDCTSYTFELQAYDVSGDMAYTVGLEHTSTSVDGQPRTYTLRATQVYRREDSAWRVAHRHADTVTD
- a CDS encoding HNH endonuclease signature motif containing protein, whose product is MATNRTKVPRPLARQLFVETGHRCAIPTCRATPLEIAHIVPWHRVQRHDFHNMIVLCPNCHTRFDRGDIDRQAMFRYKELLRLSDPNRVAPEDPSPRAGLIRAYRLFQSEMTRWHKTISDLVSAVGFSSAGFPTGNLKPCRRAASIARAATDKLSELGDEGVAEAANYVFDWYRNWANDVFDLKPSAFSGTRDDYEDWAKERFMAFVVLHEEVCAALDLDPTELDFFEAERDNQELPEVPLGTRGFWETDE
- a CDS encoding DUF3592 domain-containing protein; amino-acid sequence: MGDLIAVWLVIIVSVAGCVTGIVLIRSGIGLKRRGIRVDAEVVGVREYEDGDGDVHFYPVLRFTPPGGETVRGESYSRINEYVAPDTISVVYDPRHPETFDESPGSGIVGGVVALAFCGPWLGAGLWWLLH
- a CDS encoding helicase associated domain-containing protein → MVPTCAASSLSTPTAPCSCGEGQQAQLAALPLTHDPLALALRRPFSSQSTIHAHGLRAARRFYRRHQHLRVPADYTDRHDSNHTPLGQWISDLRTLAAADRLTREEIDSVEALAMEWLPGLRCEDTPAVLLATTARTFEAPRASRR